From a region of the Pieris rapae chromosome 22, ilPieRapa1.1, whole genome shotgun sequence genome:
- the LOC110997017 gene encoding vascular endothelial growth factor receptor 1 isoform X2 encodes MFNSRIWLLLPYGLQLICLTTADTNGPIIIPSTEEITLEKGKNFTIICRSNKKVQIKQQELPEYSNQLFNEQTTVALSDSKYKYETALELVNVSRISVGYYACFDESVNETAILTNIREEPTNTDHVAYIYIYVNGTDSLFAPFREMLISIGNSKVVIECKPTTPDVSVQLIGLQSQKPPDTFKYSPKIGFLLKAKEPSYNCTSQRGDLMLWRLVSTQIEKPPTPSIKGESPYFIKGETFSLNCTVTYQENTAVYLVWKLPFSKSVLNETNEKEATGGNLYKKIIIVNATEEDAGVYTCLSRNRNGEERRDFTKIYKDAGFINLTKPHNQMNTLETKQRMIKLHAKISDYPRANFTVYRDGVLLPTVVPGKYYLAADRGSVDYSISNLNINDTGNYTIVATNDYVTKNVTYDLRPLGVPMINFGRKDARKYLKDQIASIKCEAVGYPQPIIDMVFTDEKGQEKRLDVTKRTKFESIIKTSTEVQINARASGYITCHATNSMGHVSEERRFIIQEVPDGFGVKDSQGWYSENQKVELECYASKYEFSNVSWIDWEGLLMDNYTKFYETQFSFVATLVFDGITLNDAGNYTCVGYKNDDSEESYMTHVSVIEQRLPVILIPEKTEMDVQVNPYQPIQLTCQVDAVPPPTVTWYKDGFPIEDTENLAIITFMMNRTTLNSTVGIKSMTEDDKGKYECLAYSGEETQSKTYNLYMKETPTYKGLLSCVGVIVFLLIILIAYLAWRIRKMKQFKRELAAAGLLYFKEGVPKSLNPDLGIDEQAELLPYDDKFEFPPEKLKIGKQLGAGAFGVVYKAEARGIVNAEESTTVAVKTVKKTADNMYIKALASELKIMVHLGKHINIVNLLGACTKNAGKRELIVIVEYCKFGNIHNYLIRHREVFIDQLTDDKEKSLGKVNKAFSSSTASSGMHSDYYGSNHTQATDHTSLNSGITNRSGRKVSETGYVQPEWRSNYECDSIYEGRKPRPLTSRDLLAWAFQIARGMEYLASRKVLHGDLAARNVLLAEDNVVKICDFGLARSIYKNDEYQKQENSPLPVKWLAIECMVDRIFSTQSDIWSFGIVLWELFSLAQTPYPNISPANLLNWLSAGHRLEKPTYSDDRLYDVMLKCWEKKPTMRPSFSELQVILGSFLEDNVRNHYVDLNAMYMDINARSDQEDYLAMVSAPDYNNIVTPSPHHYANDANQFFPSATPKMLAHDDEGYLQMSPPSQHIFSPRVPSTKFDFDARKLNAKIEVNEWPEERTPMLTLNNLPARSCSESDDAYLNMAPQNDDEVFEAKDCNKNTKNIAASNPTYIMYDIDKKPHKNNYINVVSNGLVK; translated from the exons ATACAAACGGGCCGATAATAATTCCTTCCACGGAGGAAATAACATTAGAGAAGGGAAAaaatttcacaataatatgcagatcaaataaaaaagtacaaataaaacaacaagaATTGCCCGAATATAGCAATCAATTGTTCAATGAGCAAACAACTGTGGCACTATCTGACTCTAAATATAAGTATGAAACGGCATTAGAATTAGTTAATGTCAGCAGGATTTCTGTTGGTTACTATGCCTGTTTTGATGAGAGCGTCAATGAAACTGCTATATTAACTAACATAAGAGAGGAACCTACTAATACAGATCATGTAgcttacatatacatatacgtgAATG gTACGGATAGTCTTTTCGCACCATTCAGAGAAATGTTGATATCAATTGGTAACTCAAAGGTTGTAATAGAATGTAAACCCACAACACCCGATGTTTCTGTACAATTAATAGGG CTGCAGAGCCAAAAGCCACCAGATACCTTTAAGTACTCTCCAAAGATtggatttttattgaaagcaAAAGAGCCGAGTTATAATTGTACTTCACAGCGCGGTGACCTAATGTTATGGCGGTTAGTGAGTACTC aaattgaaAAACCTCCTACGCCGAGCATAAAAGGTGAATCGCCATATTTCATTAAAGGAGAGACTTTTTCACTTAACTGTACTGTAACTTATCAAGAGAATACTGCTGTGTATCTTGTATGGAAACTGCCCTTCTCGAAG agtGTTTTGAATGAAACAAACGAGAAAGAGGCTACTGGTGGCAATTTATATAAGAAGATAATTATAGTTAACGCAACAGAGGAAGATGCTGGCGTCTACACATGTTTATCTAGGAATAGGAATGGGGAAGAAAGGAGAGACTTCACGAAAATATACAAAG ATGCAGGGTTTATCAACCTTACGAAACCACATAATCAGATGAACACACTGGAAACAAAGCAAAGGATGATAAAGCTTCATGCGAAGATTTCGGACTATCCGCGTGCTAATTTCACTGT TTATCGCGATGGAGTACTATTGCCAACGGTTGTACctggaaaatattatttggcaGCTGATCGTGGAAGCGTGGATTATTCCAtttcaaacttaaatataaacgaCACAGGAAATTATACAATCGTTGCAACAAATgattatgtaacaaaaaacgTTACTTACGATCTTAGACCGCTTG GTGTACCGATGATTAATTTTGGACGCAAAGATGCGAGAAAGTATTTGAAGGATCAAATTGCTTCAATAAAATGCGAGGCAGTTGGGTATCCACAACCCATTATAGATATGGTGTTCACTGATGAGAAGGGTCAGGAAAAGCGGCTTGAT GTGACTAAACGCACTAAATTcgaatctataataaaaacatcgaCAGAAGTTCAAATAAACGCGCGTGCATCTGGCTATATAACTTGCCACGCCACAAACAGCATGGGTCACGTTTCTGAAGAGAGGAGATTTATCATTCAAGAGGTGCCAGACGGTTTTGGAGTAAAGGACAGTCAGGGCTGGTACTCTGAAAATCAGAAGGTTGAATTGGAGTGCTATGCTTCGAAATATGAGTTCTCCAACGTGTCGTGGATTGATTGGGAAGGTCTACTGATGGATAATTATA CCAAGTTTTACGAGACACAATTCTCGTTTGTCGCCACGTTGGTGTTTGATGGAATAACATTAAACGATGCTGGGAACTACACGTGTGTGGGATATAAGAATGATGATTCCGAGGAATCGTATATGACGCATGTGTCTGTCATAG AACAACGGTTGCCTGTTATTCTAATTCCGGAGAAGACGGAGATGGACGTTCAAGTAAATCCATACCAACCAATCCAACTTACTTGCCAGGTTGATGCTGTTCCTCCTCCCACAGTCACCTGGTATAAG GACGGATTTCCCATTGAAGATACCGAGAACCTTGCAATCATTACATTTATGATGAATCGTACTACATTAAATTCAACGGTGGGAATAAAGAGTATGACAGAGGATGATAAAGGAAAGTACGAGTGTCTAGCATATAGCGGAGAAGAAACGCAGAGCAAAACTTATAATCTGTACATGAAag aAACACCAACATACAAAGGACTTTTGAGTTGTGTAGGCGTTATTGTATTCTTACTTATAATACTAATTGCCTATTTGGCATGGAGGATACGAAAGATGAAGCAATTTAAGAGGGAGCTAGCGGCAGCTGGTTTGCTATACTTCAAAGAAGGAGTGCCGAAGTCCCTTAACCCGGACCTTGGAATCGATGAACAAGCGGAACTCTTACCTTATGACGATAAATTTGAGTTTCCACCGGAAAAACTGAAAATAG GTAAACAACTCGGTGCAGGAGCATTCGGTGTGGTATACAAAGCCGAGGCCAGGGGCATAGTGAATGCAGAAGAATCCACCACAGTGGCTGTCAAAACTGTCAAAAAGACCGCAGATAACATGTACATCAAAGCTCTGGCTTCTGAATTGAAGATTATGGTGCATTTaggaaaacatattaatattgtcaACCTATTGGGAGCTTGTACGAAGAATGCCGGGAAAA GGGAGCTAATAGTTATAGTGGAATACTGTAAATTTGGTAACATACACAACTATTTGATCCGCCATCGGGAAGTATTTATCGACCAGCTCACTGATGATAAAGAGAAGAGCCTGGGTAAAGTCAACAAAGCATTCTCTTCCAGCACTGCTAGTAGTgg AATGCATTCTGATTACTACGGCTCAAACCACACTCAAGCAACGGACCATACAAGCCTAAATTCGGGAATCACTAACCGATCTGGAAGaaaag TTTCAGAAACGGGATACGTCCAACCAGAATGGCGGTCGAACTACGAATGCGACTCTATTTACGAAGGTCGAAAGCCAAGGCCCCTTACATCAAGAGACCTCCTCGCTTGGGCCTTCCAAATTGCTAGGGGAATGGAATATCTTGCCAGTAGAAAG GTCCTACATGGTGACTTGGCAGCGAGAAATGTCTTATTGGCCGAAGATAATGTTGTGAAGATTTGCGATTTTGGTCTAGCAAGGAGCATCTATAAAAACGATGAATATCAAAAGCAAGAGAAC aGCCCTCTACCGGTAAAATGGCTAGCCATAGAATGTATGGTGGACCGCATCTTCTCCACGCAATCAGACATCTGGTCCTTTGGAATTGTTCTATGGGAGCTATTCTCACTTGCACAAACGCCTTATCCAAATATCAGCCCGGCAAACTTGCTTAACTGGCTCTCTGCGgg ACATCGTCTGGAGAAGCCTACATATTCTGATGATAGGCTGTATGACGTCATGCTGAAGTGTTGGGAGAAGAAGCCCACGATGAGGCCCTCATTTTCAGAACTGCAAGTTATTTTGGGTTCTTTCCTCGAGGATAATGTTCGGAAT caTTACGTAGACTTGAACGCTATGTACATGGATATAAATGCGAGATCAGATCAAGAGGACTATTTAGCGATGGTATCGGCCCCGGATTATAACAACATCGTCACTCCCAGCCCCCATCATTATGCCAACGATGCTAACCAGTTCTTCCCATCTGCAACACCCAAGATGTTGGCGCATG ATGACGAAGGCTACTTACAAATGAGCCCGCCGAGTCAACACATATTCAGTCCTCGTGTACCGAGTACCAAATTCGATTTCGACGCTCGTAAATTGAACGCAAAAATAGAGGTCAACGAATGGCCAGAGGAGAGAACACCGATGCTAACATTGAACAATCTCCCAGCTCGTTCATGTTCAGAATCGGACGATGCCTACCTAAACATGGCCCCTCAAAATGATGATGAGGTTTTCGAAGCCAAAGATTGCAATAAGAACACGAAGAATATCGCCGCGTCTAATCCGACATACATTATGTACGATATCGATAAGAAACCccacaaaaataattacatcaaCGTGGTGTCCAATGGTCTAGTCAAGTAA
- the LOC110997017 gene encoding vascular endothelial growth factor receptor 1 isoform X1 — MFNSRIWLLLPYGLQLICLTTADTNGPIIIPSTEEITLEKGKNFTIICRSNKKVQIKQQELPEYSNQLFNEQTTVALSDSKYKYETALELVNVSRISVGYYACFDESVNETAILTNIREEPTNTDHVAYIYIYVNGTDSLFAPFREMLISIGNSKVVIECKPTTPDVSVQLIGDFPESEYSYSPKIGFTIDSELLDSQITFFNCEFTRQNITTTKDVFVHKQIEKPPTPSIKGESPYFIKGETFSLNCTVTYQENTAVYLVWKLPFSKSVLNETNEKEATGGNLYKKIIIVNATEEDAGVYTCLSRNRNGEERRDFTKIYKDAGFINLTKPHNQMNTLETKQRMIKLHAKISDYPRANFTVYRDGVLLPTVVPGKYYLAADRGSVDYSISNLNINDTGNYTIVATNDYVTKNVTYDLRPLGVPMINFGRKDARKYLKDQIASIKCEAVGYPQPIIDMVFTDEKGQEKRLDVTKRTKFESIIKTSTEVQINARASGYITCHATNSMGHVSEERRFIIQEVPDGFGVKDSQGWYSENQKVELECYASKYEFSNVSWIDWEGLLMDNYTKFYETQFSFVATLVFDGITLNDAGNYTCVGYKNDDSEESYMTHVSVIEQRLPVILIPEKTEMDVQVNPYQPIQLTCQVDAVPPPTVTWYKDGFPIEDTENLAIITFMMNRTTLNSTVGIKSMTEDDKGKYECLAYSGEETQSKTYNLYMKETPTYKGLLSCVGVIVFLLIILIAYLAWRIRKMKQFKRELAAAGLLYFKEGVPKSLNPDLGIDEQAELLPYDDKFEFPPEKLKIGKQLGAGAFGVVYKAEARGIVNAEESTTVAVKTVKKTADNMYIKALASELKIMVHLGKHINIVNLLGACTKNAGKRELIVIVEYCKFGNIHNYLIRHREVFIDQLTDDKEKSLGKVNKAFSSSTASSGMHSDYYGSNHTQATDHTSLNSGITNRSGRKVSETGYVQPEWRSNYECDSIYEGRKPRPLTSRDLLAWAFQIARGMEYLASRKVLHGDLAARNVLLAEDNVVKICDFGLARSIYKNDEYQKQENSPLPVKWLAIECMVDRIFSTQSDIWSFGIVLWELFSLAQTPYPNISPANLLNWLSAGHRLEKPTYSDDRLYDVMLKCWEKKPTMRPSFSELQVILGSFLEDNVRNHYVDLNAMYMDINARSDQEDYLAMVSAPDYNNIVTPSPHHYANDANQFFPSATPKMLAHDDEGYLQMSPPSQHIFSPRVPSTKFDFDARKLNAKIEVNEWPEERTPMLTLNNLPARSCSESDDAYLNMAPQNDDEVFEAKDCNKNTKNIAASNPTYIMYDIDKKPHKNNYINVVSNGLVK, encoded by the exons ATACAAACGGGCCGATAATAATTCCTTCCACGGAGGAAATAACATTAGAGAAGGGAAAaaatttcacaataatatgcagatcaaataaaaaagtacaaataaaacaacaagaATTGCCCGAATATAGCAATCAATTGTTCAATGAGCAAACAACTGTGGCACTATCTGACTCTAAATATAAGTATGAAACGGCATTAGAATTAGTTAATGTCAGCAGGATTTCTGTTGGTTACTATGCCTGTTTTGATGAGAGCGTCAATGAAACTGCTATATTAACTAACATAAGAGAGGAACCTACTAATACAGATCATGTAgcttacatatacatatacgtgAATG gTACGGATAGTCTTTTCGCACCATTCAGAGAAATGTTGATATCAATTGGTAACTCAAAGGTTGTAATAGAATGTAAACCCACAACACCCGATGTTTCTGTACAATTAATAGGG GACTTTCCAGAAAGCGAATATAGTTATAGCCCGAAAATTGGTTTCACCATCGATAGCGAACTTTTGGATAGtcaaataacatttttcaattGTGAATTCACGAGACAAAACATTACCACAACGAAAGATGTGTTTGTACATAAAC aaattgaaAAACCTCCTACGCCGAGCATAAAAGGTGAATCGCCATATTTCATTAAAGGAGAGACTTTTTCACTTAACTGTACTGTAACTTATCAAGAGAATACTGCTGTGTATCTTGTATGGAAACTGCCCTTCTCGAAG agtGTTTTGAATGAAACAAACGAGAAAGAGGCTACTGGTGGCAATTTATATAAGAAGATAATTATAGTTAACGCAACAGAGGAAGATGCTGGCGTCTACACATGTTTATCTAGGAATAGGAATGGGGAAGAAAGGAGAGACTTCACGAAAATATACAAAG ATGCAGGGTTTATCAACCTTACGAAACCACATAATCAGATGAACACACTGGAAACAAAGCAAAGGATGATAAAGCTTCATGCGAAGATTTCGGACTATCCGCGTGCTAATTTCACTGT TTATCGCGATGGAGTACTATTGCCAACGGTTGTACctggaaaatattatttggcaGCTGATCGTGGAAGCGTGGATTATTCCAtttcaaacttaaatataaacgaCACAGGAAATTATACAATCGTTGCAACAAATgattatgtaacaaaaaacgTTACTTACGATCTTAGACCGCTTG GTGTACCGATGATTAATTTTGGACGCAAAGATGCGAGAAAGTATTTGAAGGATCAAATTGCTTCAATAAAATGCGAGGCAGTTGGGTATCCACAACCCATTATAGATATGGTGTTCACTGATGAGAAGGGTCAGGAAAAGCGGCTTGAT GTGACTAAACGCACTAAATTcgaatctataataaaaacatcgaCAGAAGTTCAAATAAACGCGCGTGCATCTGGCTATATAACTTGCCACGCCACAAACAGCATGGGTCACGTTTCTGAAGAGAGGAGATTTATCATTCAAGAGGTGCCAGACGGTTTTGGAGTAAAGGACAGTCAGGGCTGGTACTCTGAAAATCAGAAGGTTGAATTGGAGTGCTATGCTTCGAAATATGAGTTCTCCAACGTGTCGTGGATTGATTGGGAAGGTCTACTGATGGATAATTATA CCAAGTTTTACGAGACACAATTCTCGTTTGTCGCCACGTTGGTGTTTGATGGAATAACATTAAACGATGCTGGGAACTACACGTGTGTGGGATATAAGAATGATGATTCCGAGGAATCGTATATGACGCATGTGTCTGTCATAG AACAACGGTTGCCTGTTATTCTAATTCCGGAGAAGACGGAGATGGACGTTCAAGTAAATCCATACCAACCAATCCAACTTACTTGCCAGGTTGATGCTGTTCCTCCTCCCACAGTCACCTGGTATAAG GACGGATTTCCCATTGAAGATACCGAGAACCTTGCAATCATTACATTTATGATGAATCGTACTACATTAAATTCAACGGTGGGAATAAAGAGTATGACAGAGGATGATAAAGGAAAGTACGAGTGTCTAGCATATAGCGGAGAAGAAACGCAGAGCAAAACTTATAATCTGTACATGAAag aAACACCAACATACAAAGGACTTTTGAGTTGTGTAGGCGTTATTGTATTCTTACTTATAATACTAATTGCCTATTTGGCATGGAGGATACGAAAGATGAAGCAATTTAAGAGGGAGCTAGCGGCAGCTGGTTTGCTATACTTCAAAGAAGGAGTGCCGAAGTCCCTTAACCCGGACCTTGGAATCGATGAACAAGCGGAACTCTTACCTTATGACGATAAATTTGAGTTTCCACCGGAAAAACTGAAAATAG GTAAACAACTCGGTGCAGGAGCATTCGGTGTGGTATACAAAGCCGAGGCCAGGGGCATAGTGAATGCAGAAGAATCCACCACAGTGGCTGTCAAAACTGTCAAAAAGACCGCAGATAACATGTACATCAAAGCTCTGGCTTCTGAATTGAAGATTATGGTGCATTTaggaaaacatattaatattgtcaACCTATTGGGAGCTTGTACGAAGAATGCCGGGAAAA GGGAGCTAATAGTTATAGTGGAATACTGTAAATTTGGTAACATACACAACTATTTGATCCGCCATCGGGAAGTATTTATCGACCAGCTCACTGATGATAAAGAGAAGAGCCTGGGTAAAGTCAACAAAGCATTCTCTTCCAGCACTGCTAGTAGTgg AATGCATTCTGATTACTACGGCTCAAACCACACTCAAGCAACGGACCATACAAGCCTAAATTCGGGAATCACTAACCGATCTGGAAGaaaag TTTCAGAAACGGGATACGTCCAACCAGAATGGCGGTCGAACTACGAATGCGACTCTATTTACGAAGGTCGAAAGCCAAGGCCCCTTACATCAAGAGACCTCCTCGCTTGGGCCTTCCAAATTGCTAGGGGAATGGAATATCTTGCCAGTAGAAAG GTCCTACATGGTGACTTGGCAGCGAGAAATGTCTTATTGGCCGAAGATAATGTTGTGAAGATTTGCGATTTTGGTCTAGCAAGGAGCATCTATAAAAACGATGAATATCAAAAGCAAGAGAAC aGCCCTCTACCGGTAAAATGGCTAGCCATAGAATGTATGGTGGACCGCATCTTCTCCACGCAATCAGACATCTGGTCCTTTGGAATTGTTCTATGGGAGCTATTCTCACTTGCACAAACGCCTTATCCAAATATCAGCCCGGCAAACTTGCTTAACTGGCTCTCTGCGgg ACATCGTCTGGAGAAGCCTACATATTCTGATGATAGGCTGTATGACGTCATGCTGAAGTGTTGGGAGAAGAAGCCCACGATGAGGCCCTCATTTTCAGAACTGCAAGTTATTTTGGGTTCTTTCCTCGAGGATAATGTTCGGAAT caTTACGTAGACTTGAACGCTATGTACATGGATATAAATGCGAGATCAGATCAAGAGGACTATTTAGCGATGGTATCGGCCCCGGATTATAACAACATCGTCACTCCCAGCCCCCATCATTATGCCAACGATGCTAACCAGTTCTTCCCATCTGCAACACCCAAGATGTTGGCGCATG ATGACGAAGGCTACTTACAAATGAGCCCGCCGAGTCAACACATATTCAGTCCTCGTGTACCGAGTACCAAATTCGATTTCGACGCTCGTAAATTGAACGCAAAAATAGAGGTCAACGAATGGCCAGAGGAGAGAACACCGATGCTAACATTGAACAATCTCCCAGCTCGTTCATGTTCAGAATCGGACGATGCCTACCTAAACATGGCCCCTCAAAATGATGATGAGGTTTTCGAAGCCAAAGATTGCAATAAGAACACGAAGAATATCGCCGCGTCTAATCCGACATACATTATGTACGATATCGATAAGAAACCccacaaaaataattacatcaaCGTGGTGTCCAATGGTCTAGTCAAGTAA